The segment TGCAATTCATTCGCCGAGCTACAGGCAACGCAAATCAGGAACAAACAACTGAACTGCTGGGCGAAACAAAAACCATCATTCAACATTACCTCGTAGGACTTTTCTTTGAGTTTCTTATTGTTGCTGCATTAAATATCATGGGCCTGTTTGCATTAGGCATTAACTATGCATTACTGTTGGGCATTGCAGGAGCTTTGCTTAACATCATCCCCTATATCGGCGGTTTAATTGCATTGATTTTATTCATGATCATTGCATTGGTAACAAAAGAACCGGTGTATGTAATTTATGTGGCCGTATTATACAGCATCATTCAGTTCGTGGATAATAACTTTATTGTTCCAAGAATAATTGGCGCCAAAGTAAAGCTGAATGCGCTGGTATCATTAATAGGTGTTATTGCAGGCGCTGCGCTGTGGGGTATCTCAGGCATGTTTCTTTCTATTCCTGTAATTGCTATACTAAAACTTGTGTGCGACCGTATTGAATCATTAAAACCATTTGGTTTTCTGTTGGGCGAGATCAAAACTGTAAAAACAGTTCAGCGAAAAATAAAAAAATAGCAATTTTCCAACTATTTATAAAAACATATCAAAAATATTGATAACCTGGATTGATGATTACAGGTTATTCAATAAGAATCCCCTTATAAAAGGGGATTCTTATTGAATTTACTTATGGAAGTTTAATGCCAGCAACCATCTTATTAAGTGAAACTTATTGTTTGCTAACCTTAATTTTTCTGTTTAAAAAGAACTTTACTTATTCGTATCCACTTTTAATAATCGTAAGTATCATTTTAAATCGTCCATTGGGTCGAATAAAATTGGGCAAATGAGCAGGAATAATAATACCCTCTCCCGATTGCAGCAAATTGGAAACACTATTTATTACAATCTCAGCTTTGCCCTCTATGATCTGTGCAAAGGTATCAAAGGGCGAGGTTTTTTCAGTTAAACCCTCGCCGCTATCGAACGACATTACACTGATATTACCCGTAGACTTTCTTAATATTGTCTTGATCACAACCGAATTGGGTATGTACTCAATGATCTCTACAATAATATGCGCAGTTGATTTTTCAAGTTCGCCCGTATCAACCTGGCTGTTTTCCTGACTATTATCCATCTGTTTTTCTTTTGATTGGTTATACCTTAATGTGATTTATTACAATTAGCAGTTAATGTAAAGTTCCAACTACAAAACTGAACGATCATTATAAAGAGAAAAACTATTCTTATATGATTCACACCTGTAAAAAGAAAGATCAAGCAAGAAAGAAGTCCCGTTATAAAACAAGTGTGGCGATCTGTAAAAAATTAAACCTATTTGCCAAGCTGCGGTGTTCTTAAATATGTCTGCAATGTCTGTATTTAAATCACACATCATCAGTTACCAGCTTTATAGTTTTGCTCCCGGTGTTATCTTGTACACCTGTGGATGCACATACATTTCTCTCTCGTACTCTGTGATCGTGTGCAGCACTTTCAGTTTTTCATTGATCAGCAGTCTTAACGATTTGTCGAAGCCTTTTTTCTCTGCCTCCTGCAAGGCAAGTTCATATTGTATGATGGCAGCTTCATAGCGTCCGGTATTTTCTTCCTTTAGTGCAGCCTTGAATAATGAAACTGCATTGCCTTTCTTTTTTTCAACAAAGCGCTTTGCAAGCAAAAAAAGAATTGCTGCAGGTATGACCAATAAAAGACTATAGTAACTACCCATAATGAGATGTTTAGATTTTTTACGGACAGGCAGATAGAAATCGATGTATCAATCATTCAGTTGCTGAATACCCCTGCCTTATCCTGAAATCCAAAATACGTTTGTTATAAAGTTCACTGAAAATACCGGCAGAAGTTTTACAAATGGCAGAGAATTAGTTACAACATTCACATGTCTTCCAGCATATTCCTGCGCTTATCCTTCATTTGCTTAAAATACGAAGGAGTAAGTCCTGTTACCTTTTTGAATTGGGCGGAAAGATGGGCAACACTGCTGTAATGCATTAGGTAAGCGATCTCAGTAAGATTCAGCTCATTGTATACCAGCAATTCCTTTACCCGTTCTATTTTATGCGCTATGATGAATTTTTCGATTGTTGTTCCCTGTACTTCAGAGAAAAGATTGGCCATATATGTGTAATCATGGTTTAGCTTTTCACTTAAATAAACGGAGAAATTAACAACCAATGGTTCATCTGCGTAATGAACCATTTCCACAATTACATTTTTTATACGCTGAATAAGTACACTTTTTTTATCATCCATCAACTCAAGTCCGAATTTCGCAAGCCTCTCCTTTAATCGTTCATGTAACTCGGCTGTGAAAGGTGTAGCTATATTCACTTCACCCAGTTCAATAATTGTATGCTCAATTCCGAGTGCAGCCAATTCTTCCTTTACAACCATTTTACAACGGATGCATACCATATTTTTTATGTAGATCTTCATGTACCCACTCATAATTAGTTATCGCCTCTTCATCAATACTCCCGGCCGGCGGTTATCAAGGGGTATAGTATATGCTTTTAAAGATAGCGCTTATTACGACCCCGTCCTGAATGATTCTATACATAGACGTATTTTTTACAACTATCGTCTCAAATATCAAAAATAAAAGCCTGTATCTCCAGAATGTGTGAATAGTATAAGTTTCTGATGCAGATATGTAATGATACTGAACCTGAAATGAACCACCTTTAAACTTATCATTTAAACTTTATATTATGTCGTTGTTAACCATTGTTATTGTCCTGATCGTTGTTGGAGTTCTTTTGTGGCTGATCAACGCTTATATTCCGATGGATCGTAAGATCAAAAACATCCTGAATATTGTAGTAGTGATTGGTGTAGTTATTTGGCTGTTAAAGGCCTTTGGCGTACTGGGATCTGTAGGCAGCATCAGTGTTTAATAAACAGAAGCAAATTTGCTTCTGTTCCATCGCATTTATTAACTGTACAAATCCTGTTTGTAACGAATGAAAAACACGCTCAGAATTTCACTTATACTTATCGTCACTTTTATTGCCACCCTGCTTATAGCCGGGTTTCTTTTTTTATACAGCGATAAATCGCCCATGCATAAAAAAGAAACAAGTTCAGAATATAATCTCAGAACAGGATAATACAAATCTTCTTCCAAAACAAACGTATTTCAGTTACCATAAAAACACAACAATGTCGATTAATCTTTTAGAAACATTGCAAATACAACTTGGCTATCCGGCACTTCAAAAAATTGATCCGAATACGCAAGTTGTAAAAGAGAATGATGAAACTCCGGACGAACACAGGTTTAGCCAGGCAGCACTCACTGCCGTGCTAACAGCTTTGTATAATTACAGTCATACAGATATTGGTGCAGAAAAAATACGAACGTCATCCTCTGCCACAACATGGGCTGATCTTATTTTTACCGACAACCAACAATCTGTTATAAAAGGAATCAGCGATTATGCCAACTATACAAAAGAAAATGTAATAACCAAGCTGAACAGTATTGCTACTGCAGCAGTAAGCATTATACAGGAACAATTACCTGCTGATGCAACAATGCATCAGGTAAAAAAATTCATGAATACACAACGGAACAACATTCTTCCTTTCCTGCCGGCTGAACTGCAAATGGGAGAACTGCTTCATGACAATACACTTGATGACCGAACAAATAAAATGGAAGGTCCGGTGTCAAGTATTATGCGTGCAATTGTCGGAAGCTTTTCAAATGGTGAAGCAGAGAAGAAAGATACTGTGCTATAAAACATATTTGTGGGCATAAAAAAAACACCGCCAGTATTGACGGTGTTTTTTTATATATTAACCCTAACTCTTATTTATGTTTAAACTGGTAAAATACACCAACCTGGAATCCCCTGTTGTTTGCTTTTACACTGCTGTTATCTTCATCATTAATATTACTGAGGCCAAGATTGTACCTGGCATCAACTCCAAAACCTGATGGCACATGAATGTATCCAATTCCCAGACCTAAACCCACATCCAGAGGTTTCAGATCAGATTTAACATCTGTTTTTGTTGTACCGTCATCTACTTTTGCTGTTAGCAGAAACCCAACTTGTGGACCAGCTTCAATTCTGAATCCATTATCAAACATATACTGCAACAGAATAGGAACGTTCAGGTAATTAAGATTGAGCTTTGTGGTTTCTCCACCTGTCTTGTATTTTGCTCCCTGCGAAGAGAAAAGTAATTCAGGTTGAACCGCAAAGTTTTTTGTAATGTGAATATGCCCAAGTAATCCTGCATGCAGTCCCGGTTTCATATCATATTCTACATCATTGTTGTATTTGATATTGTAAAGATTTAATCCTGCCTTAATACCAATGTTTACATGTTGCGCCTGTACTGCTGTAGCAAATACCATTGCAATTAATACCGCACTTAACTGAAATTTCATATACTGTTTTGTTATTTACAAAGTGAGAGAGCAGCTTCTATAAAAATGTAATTATTGATTACACATGAATGGGATATCATACAATTTTGCAGGAAGCTGATTGATCAGCGAAGATGGGCTTATCCCGTATAACAAGTATTATAAGATTATTACTAATCCTTACACAATTCACAGTTATATGAATGTCAGCATTACCCTTTAAAGAAGATGTAAAGAATTTACAATCAGGAGCGAAACAATTTCCAGAGCCTTTCTTTTACTTTCTCAGCATTTGGCAACATCGCAGCTTCCAGCCCCATATTCATGGGCACTGCAGGGAGATTTAAAGCACCCAAAACTTCCACAGGTGCATCAATCCATTGAAAACAATGATAGGTTATGCGATAAGCTAATGCCTCAGCAAATGAATTATTTTGTTGTTCTTCAGTAAGTACTAAACATTTACCATGTTTTTTCACGGTTGAGAAGATCAATTCTTCATCAAGCGGATATAATGTACGCAGATCAATAATTTCTACAGCACCATCAAATTGCTTTGCAGCAGCCATCGCCCAATAAACTCCCATGCCGTAAGTAATGATGCAACAACTTTCACCTTCATCGATCAACTCATCATCAGCTTCAACAACAACTCTGCCTTTGCCGAGCGGTATAATATAATCACTTGATGGCTCAACAGTTTTTGCTTCTTCTGTGCCCGGAACTTTACTCCAGTACAAACCTTTGTGTTCTAGCATCACTATCGGGTTTGGATCGAGAAATGCCGCTTTCATCAAACCTTTCATATCTGCAGCTGTAGAAGGATACACTATTTTGATTCCTTTAATACTGAGTAATGTCGATTCAATACTTCCACTGTGATAGGGACCACCACCGCCGTATGCACCAATGGGCACACGTATCAATGTCTGTACAGGAAATTTGCCGCAACTGAGATAAGATGATTTCGAAATTTCAGTTACGAGTTGATTCAATCCAGGGTAGATATAATCAGCAAACTGCACTTCAACAATTGGTTTTGCACCAACAGCACTCATCCCAACTGTTGATCCAATAATATATGCTTCCTGTATTGCTGTATTAAACACACGATGATCACCAAACTGTTCAGCAAGTGTTGCTGCTTCTCGAAATACACCACCTAATCTTCTTCCTACGTCTTGTCCGTATAACAATGCTTCAGGATATTCTTCCATCAATTCACGAATAGCAAATAACGCTGCATCCACCATCATGATCTTTTCTTTACCAACAGGTAAACGTTCTCCTGTTTCTTCTGTAACAGGTGTTGGAACAAATACATGTTCAGACACTGTTGATGGATCAGGTTCTGCGGCTGCTACCGCTTTTTCAAAATCCGCAGTAACGGTTTGTTTTGCTTCTTCAAAAAGTTGTTGCAATTCATCCTCTGTGATACCCGATTGCAGACAAAGTTGTTTCAGCTTTGGAAACGGATCATCTTTATGATGTTGATCAAGATCATCTTTGCTTCTGTAAAATTCTTTGCGCACACCGCTTGTATGATGATTGAGCAACGGCACATAAGCCTGCACTAAATAAGGTTGCTGATGAGTGCGCACATGATCCACCACATGCTGCATGGTTTCAAATGCTTCATTGAAATCACTACCATCGCAACGTATACGATGCATACCCGGAAACCCGCCAGCATATTCATAAGCATCCATCGCTCTTGCTTCTTCCGCACTTACACTAATGCCCCAGTTATTATCCTGCACCAAATAAATGACCGGTAATTTTTTCAGCACTGCAAATTGAAATGCTTCACTCACTTCTCCTTCTGTAATACTTGCATCGCCTAACGAGCAAACAACAACGGGCAATTGCCCTTCTATTGTTTTTTTGAATTGATCTGATTTGATCTGCTGCAGATATTTCAGCCCCTGTGCCACACCGGTAGTAGGAATTACCTGCATACCGGTTGCACTGCTTTGGTGGATGATGTTTGGTTTACCTGTTCCCCTGTAATTGGGATGCGAATAATATTCTCTTCCTCCGGTAAACTCATCATCGGCTTTTGCCAGCAACTGCAGCATTAATTCATACGGCTCAAAACCAAGACCAAGCAAGATGCTTTCATCCCGATAGTAAGGGCTTACCCAATCAGCAGCAGTTAATTGAAAAGCGGTAGCCAGTTGAATAGCTTCATGTCCACGTGATGTAGAGTGGACATATTTACAAATGGAACGATTGTTCTCATAAGTTTCTGCCATGTGTTGAGCATAACACATGAGTTTATAAGCCTTCCGTAAAGTTTCCAGATTCATCATGCCAAGCAATTGAGCTGCAAAATAAAGGAACTGTAACAAAAAAGCCATTCCGTATAAGGAATGGCTCAATTATTATTCAAACGTTGATTATTTAATTTCAACCTCCAGCAAGCTGTCGTCTTCAATAAAACCTTCGAGTATATCACCTACCACACATTCACCAACACCAACCGGTGTTCCGGTGAAGATCAAATCACCAATATTAAGTGAAAAGAATTGTGACACATATGCAACGATCTGGTCAAACGTAAAGATCATCTGGCTGCTGTTTGCCTGCTGCACCATTTCCTTGTTTTTGTATAAACAGAAATTGATGTTGCCGAGGTTCATACCGGGCTTGATATCGATAAACTTTCCAACAGCTGCAGAATTATCCCATGCTTTGGAAATTTCCCAGGGCAGGCCTTTTTCTTTCAGTTGCTGTTGCAGATCACGGGCTGTAAAATCAATGCCGATGGTAAACGCATTGTAATATTTCGAAGCATGACGCTCTTGTATGTATTTCCCGTTTTTTGAAACACGTAACACCAGCTCGGCCTCGTAATGAAGTTCGTTGGTGAATTCGGGGTAATAGAAAGGCATGTGCGGTTGAAGGAATGCACTTTTCGGCTTGAGAAAGATCACAGGCTCATCCGGCACGTCATTGCCCAGTTCTTTGGCATGTTCAACGTAGTTACGCCCTACGCAAAAGATTTTCATCGGTTCGATGGTTTTGGTTCAGAATCAGGTTTATGAAAGGTCTTTAAAAGGACAGGGGATTTTAACGATACAGGACAGTATCAATAGAAATGTTAACGAAGATAGTATTTGAAACTTGAAAATTAAAGTGTTACCTCAATTTTGTTTGCGTGGTTCATGGTGCGTTCAATGCCAGTAAGTACAAAGCTTTCAATCACTTCAATGGTTGCTTCGATCTTCTTTTTCACAACAGGCAGTTCAGCATCACTCCATTTACCTAACACAAAATCAACCTGCTTTCCTTTCGGATAGTCGTTTCCAATACCGAACCTAAGCCGTGGATAAGCAGTTGTTTGTAATACTTCATGGATGCTCTTGAGCCCGTTATGCCCGGCATCGCTTCCGCCCGGTCTTAGTCTGATCTTACTTAAGGGCAACGCCAGTTCATCAACGATAACAAGTACATGTTCAATGGCAATTTTTTCTTTATCCATCCAATACTTAACTGCCTTGCCACTTAAATTCATATAGGTAGATGGCTCGATACATACCAAGGTCTTCCCTTTTAATTTTATTTCAGCAACAGCTGCGAGCCGGTCAACTTTAAACGTTGCACTATGCTTTGCAGCCAAAGCCTCTACCACGTCAAATCCAATGTTATGACGGGTATGTGCATATTCGGCACCAATATTTCCTAAACCAACGATCAAAAATTTCATGTGATTATTTATTATTGATTTTGGCCACATAGAATGCCCGAAATCATTTTCGATTAGCAACTTAGTTTATGGGCATTTCATGTGCGCAAATATCAATAAAGTTTGTTCACTAAAAACAAAAATCCCCCTCGTAAAAGGGGGATCCTATTTTGAACAGCCTTACTCTTATTTCTTAGGAGTAGCTGCTTCTTCCTGTTTCAACTGACGTGTTAATACGATAGATGCGATAGGAATACGTGGAGAGTTCAACACTTCCATGTTATCTGCTTTCACATCTTCTACACGAATGTTACCATTCAATTCAAGCGGAGTAAGATCCACTTCAATTGCTTCCTTCAAATACTTAGGGTAAGCTTTGATCTTAAGTGATTTGATTTTGGTAATTAATTTACCACCATCTTTCACACCCTTTGCTGCGCCTGTAAATTTCAAAGGAATAGTAGCAATAACTTTTTTGTCGTCTACCAGTTCCAACAGATCAACGTGAGCTAATTTATCGCTCACTTTGTCGAACTGCAAATCTTTCAGAATAGTTCTGTAGCTCTTGCCATCAATGTTTACTTCAGCAACCTGGAAATCGGGAGTGTAAACCAAAGTTTTAAATGCTTTGGCAGGAGCGTAGAAATTAATTTCTGCAGAGCCTCCATAAATTACACCAGGCACCATTTCCTGAGAGCGAAGTTGACGGGCGGCTTTTTTCCCGTTTTCGGTCCTCAAGTGACCCTCGATAGTAATTGTCTTCATTGTTTATCTAATTTAAAAAATTACGTTTTGCAGTTTACTTATCCCTGCGTTGTGCATGCATAAATAAACTGGTGATACTCTTGTTCTCAAATGCATTTCGAAGTGCAACTGCAAACAGATCGGAAACACTTAATACTTTGATCTTTTTGCTTTCCTGTTTTAAAGGAATGGTATCACACACCACCAATTCTTCCAGCACACTATTTTCAATATTCTCGTATGCTTTACCACTCAACACCGGGTGTGTAATTAATGCCCTTACACTTCTTGCGCCTTTTTCTTTTAGAAGAGCTGCCGACTTTACCAGAGTGCCGCCGGTATCACAAATATCATCGATCAATACAATATCCCTGTCTGTTACATCGCCTATCACCACCATGCTCGCTATCTCATTTGCACGCTTGCGATGTTTATCACAAATAACCATTTCTGCTTCAAAATAGCTGGCAATTTCCCTGATACGATTGGCGCTACCCACATCGGGGGCCGCAAAGGTAAGGTTTTCCAGCTTCAAACTCTCA is part of the Lacibacter sediminis genome and harbors:
- a CDS encoding cupin domain-containing protein; protein product: MDNSQENSQVDTGELEKSTAHIIVEIIEYIPNSVVIKTILRKSTGNISVMSFDSGEGLTEKTSPFDTFAQIIEGKAEIVINSVSNLLQSGEGIIIPAHLPNFIRPNGRFKMILTIIKSGYE
- a CDS encoding porin family protein, whose product is MKFQLSAVLIAMVFATAVQAQHVNIGIKAGLNLYNIKYNNDVEYDMKPGLHAGLLGHIHITKNFAVQPELLFSSQGAKYKTGGETTKLNLNYLNVPILLQYMFDNGFRIEAGPQVGFLLTAKVDDGTTKTDVKSDLKPLDVGLGLGIGYIHVPSGFGVDARYNLGLSNINDEDNSSVKANNRGFQVGVFYQFKHK
- a CDS encoding AI-2E family transporter, with amino-acid sequence MNQFLKLPFYVKAFVLLTGVYVLVSILSIAGSLIVPILFAGIIAVLLSPAVRFLVKRRINRAVAIAIILFIVLLLFAALMLLLSTQLTNLNDALPQLSDKFNEFSDSAINWVSATFNIEKEKITNRIEQSKVELLDGSNAAIGFTLTNMGNGLAMIFLIPVYTFMILFYQPHLLQFIRRATGNANQEQTTELLGETKTIIQHYLVGLFFEFLIVAALNIMGLFALGINYALLLGIAGALLNIIPYIGGLIALILFMIIALVTKEPVYVIYVAVLYSIIQFVDNNFIVPRIIGAKVKLNALVSLIGVIAGAALWGISGMFLSIPVIAILKLVCDRIESLKPFGFLLGEIKTVKTVQRKIKK
- a CDS encoding alpha-ketoacid dehydrogenase subunit alpha/beta; translation: MMNLETLRKAYKLMCYAQHMAETYENNRSICKYVHSTSRGHEAIQLATAFQLTAADWVSPYYRDESILLGLGFEPYELMLQLLAKADDEFTGGREYYSHPNYRGTGKPNIIHQSSATGMQVIPTTGVAQGLKYLQQIKSDQFKKTIEGQLPVVVCSLGDASITEGEVSEAFQFAVLKKLPVIYLVQDNNWGISVSAEEARAMDAYEYAGGFPGMHRIRCDGSDFNEAFETMQHVVDHVRTHQQPYLVQAYVPLLNHHTSGVRKEFYRSKDDLDQHHKDDPFPKLKQLCLQSGITEDELQQLFEEAKQTVTADFEKAVAAAEPDPSTVSEHVFVPTPVTEETGERLPVGKEKIMMVDAALFAIRELMEEYPEALLYGQDVGRRLGGVFREAATLAEQFGDHRVFNTAIQEAYIIGSTVGMSAVGAKPIVEVQFADYIYPGLNQLVTEISKSSYLSCGKFPVQTLIRVPIGAYGGGGPYHSGSIESTLLSIKGIKIVYPSTAADMKGLMKAAFLDPNPIVMLEHKGLYWSKVPGTEEAKTVEPSSDYIIPLGKGRVVVEADDELIDEGESCCIITYGMGVYWAMAAAKQFDGAVEIIDLRTLYPLDEELIFSTVKKHGKCLVLTEEQQNNSFAEALAYRITYHCFQWIDAPVEVLGALNLPAVPMNMGLEAAMLPNAEKVKERLWKLFRS
- a CDS encoding 50S ribosomal protein L25, with protein sequence MKTITIEGHLRTENGKKAARQLRSQEMVPGVIYGGSAEINFYAPAKAFKTLVYTPDFQVAEVNIDGKSYRTILKDLQFDKVSDKLAHVDLLELVDDKKVIATIPLKFTGAAKGVKDGGKLITKIKSLKIKAYPKYLKEAIEVDLTPLELNGNIRVEDVKADNMEVLNSPRIPIASIVLTRQLKQEEAATPKK
- a CDS encoding Thivi_2564 family membrane protein yields the protein MSLLTIVIVLIVVGVLLWLINAYIPMDRKIKNILNIVVVIGVVIWLLKAFGVLGSVGSISV
- a CDS encoding ribose-phosphate pyrophosphokinase, yielding MNPSAKIFSGTASKYLAEKIATKFGIPLGQSITQKFSDGEIQPMFQESIRGDIVFLIQSTFSPSENILELLLMIDAAKRASAYKVIPVIPYYGYARQDRKDKPRVAIGSKLIANMLEAAGADRIITMDLHAAQIQGYFDIPVDHLESSSIFIPYIESLKLENLTFAAPDVGSANRIREIASYFEAEMVICDKHRKRANEIASMVVIGDVTDRDIVLIDDICDTGGTLVKSAALLKEKGARSVRALITHPVLSGKAYENIENSVLEELVVCDTIPLKQESKKIKVLSVSDLFAVALRNAFENKSITSLFMHAQRRDK
- a CDS encoding helix-turn-helix domain-containing protein; translated protein: MKIYIKNMVCIRCKMVVKEELAALGIEHTIIELGEVNIATPFTAELHERLKERLAKFGLELMDDKKSVLIQRIKNVIVEMVHYADEPLVVNFSVYLSEKLNHDYTYMANLFSEVQGTTIEKFIIAHKIERVKELLVYNELNLTEIAYLMHYSSVAHLSAQFKKVTGLTPSYFKQMKDKRRNMLEDM
- a CDS encoding fumarylacetoacetate hydrolase family protein, whose translation is MKIFCVGRNYVEHAKELGNDVPDEPVIFLKPKSAFLQPHMPFYYPEFTNELHYEAELVLRVSKNGKYIQERHASKYYNAFTIGIDFTARDLQQQLKEKGLPWEISKAWDNSAAVGKFIDIKPGMNLGNINFCLYKNKEMVQQANSSQMIFTFDQIVAYVSQFFSLNIGDLIFTGTPVGVGECVVGDILEGFIEDDSLLEVEIK
- the pth gene encoding aminoacyl-tRNA hydrolase, with translation MKFLIVGLGNIGAEYAHTRHNIGFDVVEALAAKHSATFKVDRLAAVAEIKLKGKTLVCIEPSTYMNLSGKAVKYWMDKEKIAIEHVLVIVDELALPLSKIRLRPGGSDAGHNGLKSIHEVLQTTAYPRLRFGIGNDYPKGKQVDFVLGKWSDAELPVVKKKIEATIEVIESFVLTGIERTMNHANKIEVTL